Proteins from one Planctomyces sp. SH-PL62 genomic window:
- a CDS encoding methyltransferase domain-containing protein, which yields MHSLHGLFHRRLDRRAERLAGRLAPHLPAEARLLDIGSGTGHNARSLRRRLGGACLEADVVDFHVVGDGPMLFDGERLPLADDAVDVSLIIHALSYADDPVGLLREAGRVASRRVVLIQSTYRGSLGRVVLGGRGWVQGRGAFRACRALGLIPPVRDPLRPRRAFTRERLEAAVEEAGLRVKRLEPEPGLAAITSRDLLVLDRPSRSTE from the coding sequence ATGCACTCGCTCCACGGCCTGTTCCACCGTCGGCTCGACCGGCGCGCCGAGCGGCTCGCCGGTCGTCTCGCCCCTCACCTCCCCGCCGAGGCGCGGCTGCTCGACATCGGCTCGGGGACCGGCCATAATGCGCGGAGCTTGCGTCGGCGGCTGGGCGGGGCGTGCCTGGAGGCCGACGTCGTCGACTTCCATGTCGTGGGGGACGGGCCGATGCTCTTCGACGGCGAGCGACTCCCACTGGCCGACGACGCGGTCGACGTGAGCCTGATCATCCACGCGCTGAGCTACGCCGACGACCCGGTCGGCCTGCTGCGCGAGGCCGGCCGCGTGGCGTCGCGCAGGGTCGTCCTGATCCAATCGACATATCGAGGTTCCCTGGGACGAGTCGTGCTCGGTGGGCGGGGCTGGGTCCAGGGTCGCGGCGCCTTCCGGGCCTGCCGGGCGCTCGGTCTCATCCCCCCGGTTCGCGATCCGCTCCGGCCTCGACGCGCCTTCACGCGCGAGCGGCTCGAAGCGGCCGTCGAGGAAGCCGGCCTGCGTGTGAAGCGTCTTGAACCCGAGCCCGGCCTCGCGGCGATCACGAGTCGAGACCTCCTCGTCCTCGACCGTCCCTCACGTTCGACCGAGTGA
- the zwf gene encoding glucose-6-phosphate dehydrogenase: protein MAEPASESPSAPSPDSNPLRQGLPRAQAPQPCAIVLFGATGDLAHRKLVPALYHLYHRGNLPTECAIVCFGRRDWTDDDLRREFEKSVSEEEKNGDFKQVWPQFASRLVFAPGTFDDPDSFQNLKAKLEELDHTHGTRGNRVFYLAVAPEFFSPIIEQLGEAELVYPWQQESPWSRVVVEKPFGHDLESARALSLDASRVLDESQIYRIDHYLGKETVQNILAFRFGNSLFEPVWDRRLVSSVQITVAEEVGMPGNRGSYYDSAGAIRDMVQNHMLQLLCLVAMEPPVDLSADAVRNEKVKILKALPHWTPADVYENVVRAQYAAGSIEGEDVPGYVQEKGVTPDSHTSPYVAIRLTLNTWRWAGVPFFLRTGKRLPKRATEIAIQFRKPPTQLFDVEHDGQSAGNQLVLRIQPNEGASLTFEAKIPGSRRRLQEVRMDFRYGTAFAAPPPEAYERLLLDVMLGDPTLFTRTDEVENAWRFITSILDAWDLPDAPPPVKYDAGTWGPAEADELVRRDGARWRRL from the coding sequence ATGGCCGAGCCCGCTTCCGAGTCCCCGTCCGCCCCCTCGCCCGACTCCAATCCGCTCCGGCAGGGACTTCCCCGGGCGCAGGCGCCGCAGCCCTGCGCCATCGTCCTGTTCGGGGCGACCGGCGACCTCGCCCACCGGAAGCTCGTCCCGGCGCTCTATCACCTGTACCACCGGGGGAACCTCCCCACCGAATGCGCCATCGTCTGCTTCGGCCGCCGCGACTGGACCGACGACGACCTCCGGCGCGAGTTCGAGAAGTCGGTGTCCGAGGAGGAGAAGAACGGCGACTTCAAGCAGGTCTGGCCCCAGTTCGCTTCCCGCCTGGTGTTCGCGCCCGGGACGTTCGACGATCCCGACTCGTTCCAGAACCTCAAGGCGAAGCTGGAAGAGCTGGACCATACGCACGGCACGCGCGGCAACCGGGTCTTCTACCTGGCCGTGGCGCCGGAGTTCTTCAGCCCGATCATCGAGCAGCTCGGCGAGGCGGAACTCGTCTACCCCTGGCAGCAGGAGAGCCCCTGGAGCCGGGTGGTGGTCGAGAAGCCGTTCGGGCACGACCTGGAAAGCGCCCGGGCGCTGAGCCTGGACGCCTCGCGGGTGCTGGATGAGAGCCAGATCTACCGCATCGACCATTATCTCGGGAAGGAGACGGTCCAGAACATCCTGGCCTTCCGGTTCGGCAACAGCCTGTTCGAGCCGGTCTGGGACCGTCGCCTCGTCTCCTCGGTGCAGATCACCGTGGCCGAGGAAGTCGGCATGCCCGGCAACCGGGGCTCCTACTACGACTCCGCCGGCGCGATCCGGGACATGGTGCAGAACCACATGCTCCAGCTCCTCTGCCTGGTCGCGATGGAGCCCCCCGTCGACCTCTCGGCCGACGCCGTGCGGAACGAGAAGGTCAAGATCCTCAAGGCCCTCCCCCACTGGACCCCGGCCGACGTCTACGAGAACGTCGTCCGCGCCCAATACGCGGCCGGCTCGATCGAGGGGGAGGACGTCCCCGGCTACGTCCAGGAGAAGGGGGTCACCCCGGATTCGCACACCTCCCCCTACGTCGCGATCCGGCTGACCCTGAACACCTGGCGGTGGGCCGGCGTCCCCTTCTTCCTGAGGACCGGCAAGCGGCTCCCCAAGCGGGCCACCGAGATCGCCATCCAGTTCCGCAAGCCGCCGACCCAGCTCTTCGACGTGGAGCACGACGGCCAGTCGGCGGGCAATCAACTGGTGCTCCGCATCCAGCCCAACGAAGGCGCGAGCCTCACGTTCGAGGCCAAGATCCCCGGATCGCGACGTCGGCTCCAGGAGGTCCGCATGGACTTCCGCTACGGCACCGCCTTCGCCGCGCCGCCGCCGGAAGCCTACGAACGCCTCCTGCTCGACGTGATGCTCGGCGACCCGACCCTCTTCACCCGCACCGACGAGGTCGAGAACGCCTGGCGGTTCATCACCTCCATCCTGGACGCCTGGGATCTCCCCGACGCCCCTCCCCCCGTCAAATACGACGCCGGCACCTGGGGCCCCGCCGAGGCCGACGAACTGGTCCGCCGCGACGGCGCCCGCTGGCGTCGGCTCTGA
- a CDS encoding DUF2334 domain-containing protein, with amino-acid sequence MVVHDVAPAFLGRLVAIHRALAPRLGDRISAAVVPCWRGTPLGVGGSDAEFVRLIDEGFGEVLQHGCTHLQDRPGVISLFSGRSNELSGLSTAETRARLERGREILRRRLRSPVAGFTAPAWQAGRATTDELSRLGFEYLVAFGAIRFARKPPIPLTTWSWDWGVVGPLGRVGEWLGDGLAALRPDASPCVVIHPADVDRGYLPRSLGVIDGLLRAGRVPVLFGDLAAVPTEGPAR; translated from the coding sequence GTGGTCGTCCACGACGTCGCGCCGGCTTTCCTGGGGCGGCTCGTCGCCATCCATCGCGCGCTCGCGCCACGGCTCGGAGACCGGATCTCCGCGGCCGTCGTCCCCTGCTGGCGCGGAACGCCGCTGGGCGTAGGGGGCTCCGACGCCGAGTTCGTCCGGCTCATCGATGAGGGCTTCGGCGAGGTGTTGCAACACGGCTGCACTCACCTTCAGGACCGGCCCGGCGTGATCTCGCTCTTCTCGGGCCGTTCGAACGAGCTGAGCGGCCTGTCGACGGCCGAGACCCGCGCCCGACTGGAGCGCGGCCGCGAGATCCTCCGGCGGCGTTTGCGGTCCCCCGTCGCCGGCTTCACGGCCCCGGCCTGGCAGGCCGGCCGCGCGACGACGGACGAGCTGTCCCGTCTCGGCTTCGAATATCTGGTCGCTTTCGGCGCAATCCGGTTCGCCCGCAAGCCGCCGATCCCGCTGACCACCTGGTCATGGGACTGGGGGGTCGTCGGCCCTCTCGGCCGGGTCGGCGAGTGGCTCGGCGACGGCCTCGCCGCGCTCCGACCGGACGCCTCCCCCTGCGTCGTCATCCACCCGGCCGACGTCGACCGGGGCTATCTCCCCAGGAGTCTCGGCGTCATCGACGGGCTCCTTCGAGCGGGGCGCGTCCCCGTCCTCTTCGGGGACCTGGCCGCCGTTCCCACGGAGGGACCGGCCCGTTGA
- the csrA gene encoding carbon storage regulator CsrA produces MLVLSRKTNESIIISDSITVTVIEIRGDKVRLGITAPKDVTVHRQEVYEAIHNQARSEDQGSRTINP; encoded by the coding sequence ATGCTGGTTCTCTCCCGCAAGACGAACGAATCGATCATCATCAGCGACAGCATCACGGTGACGGTGATCGAAATCCGAGGCGACAAGGTGAGGCTGGGCATCACGGCCCCCAAGGACGTGACCGTCCATCGCCAGGAAGTGTACGAAGCGATCCACAACCAGGCCCGGTCGGAAGACCAGGGCTCCCGGACGATCAACCCTTGA
- a CDS encoding ion transporter, translated as MAEVTWNERAWCEQARCLARLGEGGGDEPARAARLARLLAHVEVGWRIRSGLDAHPPDSELERIRRAVVRGLAELKRAVEDLIAGADPEGGVHRLMTAKLREWTARERLALQGLTNLGAGDPLHRLLAIDALRGDLDWLGTLLDRLEGEPGPGPAAWLEVELAKVRRLLEREPRHHSRGRARRATLRARCERMRGILLERRVRKELDAAFEDATPERLALVRNKLSRLQARVGALELVDDEPGPEPDEDAPVAAEAERRGDDLEAWTTALAARRGEVARRLDASLMQLPPNEAGRACERIVQGARDELAEMVAFLQDAPLRRAVLRLETAEEDVDGLAEAVQATRRACRRAPEDQRPSAEEARRLDEALVDVRRLRRTIWCEWQEKLLTLRLRNLLGAAGAAFLENAVILLIVALSFLIVAETFLDRAGGLTPERRALFAWLDLAVCSGLLAEFALRLILAPAKGRYLWRHFAIDFLASLPFGFLAYALDAHLTTRGEETLWLLRYLRFARMLELLRLAIPVVRVMRLILFALRLSDRLVRRNAGLLNRNIILFEPNRAHHAESGDRHRLIMLRTELQAAEAALDRRLHAGQQNDLAARRLADLGVRLEFLPDRYIEPLSEHRDEREIPVEALVERLIQLTPETLMDRMGQTFVASVDAYIRVLDFPIVRRLPLIRNLVAHREKSPAEAVTLAANYVGYAIQRGLDVIYFLADLQATLSPAIFLDRLGLTLVNATRTPAKRLLWLGSAFLILFLIVNLVTFLSAFRPFVDAVQQRLGWPVIALGGVCLAIWSLGSWLRKIANQSADFCERIVEAQFAAQTKTFKARRSEQDARFLAERVVDPELAMRAADDHQPELYRTRPTAAADVEALFAGPQTCFANRELTFLRNIRLLYQDYLDGSPFHRSDVKTSVQLLGNLALANLRRSRLDFVLRESRALGKLDLSRAGGLLGGPYLWFNYITRSIVQETAVLLLDYNANAVPLDRLACSPPERRRAFQEWLGERLKIDPNEVRLPAPNVPRAWEPGGSEPQPPRAPRRREAAAFLETVEFTAIDFLAEEPDRDLEILGRFGPQVAQLVRRDRQQNVRRAFRSFPLQELPPAQRTINPYAFYESRLSGGRIVFFPIVVAAALSRSAWIAVRGVYDGVHQILNPRVSRDREVPADSYAAAHRKIHRMRKPVFMGSLWLRARLDVEYLGLRLPTSPVVLGFDSTMESDLDFIGASRKDRIIAEQIRRDHQRRLTWTAGWLERFGWTLDELPDYLAREIPYLANRAAEALRALVAACALDHDDVATLGLSIEALTILTEYAASPSSNLKKLPAGLPDPVLDPRRIWRPVPRKGPPWRRLFDLPAFAHHGPVARKRIVAFLRRHRRATRGWFRVVMGQGGADPWAEVRSRLHDVLLKTDLWSDQILILRAVQTLTMLDVHHNCELVWSLGGYEDPEPAEPPPPPATAAAPSPPTGGPTDPTRNTSRPRREDTLQWHEHVIQCQT; from the coding sequence GTGGCCGAGGTCACATGGAACGAGCGCGCGTGGTGTGAGCAGGCCCGGTGCCTCGCCCGGCTGGGGGAGGGGGGCGGGGACGAGCCCGCGCGCGCCGCGAGGCTGGCCCGGTTGCTGGCCCACGTCGAGGTCGGCTGGCGGATCCGATCCGGGCTCGACGCCCATCCCCCCGACTCGGAACTCGAGCGGATCCGCCGCGCCGTGGTCCGGGGCCTGGCCGAGCTGAAGCGGGCCGTCGAAGATTTGATCGCCGGGGCCGATCCCGAGGGGGGCGTGCACCGCCTGATGACGGCGAAGCTCCGCGAGTGGACCGCCCGCGAGCGGCTGGCGCTCCAGGGGCTCACCAACCTCGGCGCGGGCGACCCGCTCCACAGGCTCCTGGCGATCGACGCCTTGCGAGGCGACCTCGACTGGCTGGGGACCCTGCTGGACCGCCTGGAAGGGGAGCCGGGCCCGGGCCCGGCCGCCTGGCTCGAAGTCGAGCTGGCCAAGGTCCGGCGGCTCCTGGAGCGCGAGCCCAGACACCACTCCAGGGGCCGGGCCCGCCGCGCGACGCTCCGGGCCCGCTGCGAGCGGATGCGCGGCATCCTCCTGGAACGTCGGGTTCGCAAGGAGCTGGACGCCGCCTTCGAGGACGCCACGCCCGAGCGGCTCGCCCTGGTGCGCAACAAGCTCTCGCGGCTCCAGGCCCGCGTCGGCGCGCTGGAGCTGGTCGACGACGAGCCGGGGCCGGAACCCGACGAGGACGCCCCCGTCGCCGCCGAGGCCGAGCGCCGTGGCGACGACCTCGAAGCCTGGACGACGGCCCTGGCCGCCCGTCGCGGCGAGGTCGCCCGGCGGCTCGACGCCAGCCTGATGCAGCTCCCCCCGAACGAGGCGGGGAGGGCCTGCGAGCGGATCGTCCAGGGCGCTCGCGACGAGCTCGCCGAGATGGTCGCCTTCCTCCAGGACGCCCCCCTGCGCCGGGCGGTCCTCCGTTTGGAGACCGCCGAGGAGGACGTCGACGGGCTCGCCGAGGCCGTCCAGGCCACACGCCGCGCCTGCCGCCGCGCCCCCGAAGACCAGCGGCCCTCGGCCGAGGAGGCCCGACGGCTCGACGAGGCCCTCGTCGACGTCCGCCGCCTTCGCCGCACCATCTGGTGCGAATGGCAGGAGAAGCTGCTGACGCTCCGGCTCCGCAACCTGCTCGGCGCCGCCGGCGCGGCGTTCCTGGAGAATGCGGTCATCCTCCTGATCGTGGCGCTGTCGTTCCTGATCGTCGCCGAGACCTTCCTCGACCGCGCCGGCGGGCTCACCCCGGAACGCCGCGCCCTGTTCGCCTGGCTCGACCTGGCCGTCTGCTCGGGGCTCCTCGCCGAGTTCGCGCTCCGGCTGATCCTGGCCCCGGCGAAGGGGCGCTACCTCTGGCGCCACTTCGCGATCGACTTCCTGGCGTCGCTGCCGTTCGGGTTCCTCGCGTACGCGCTCGACGCCCACCTGACGACGCGCGGGGAGGAGACGCTCTGGCTCCTGCGCTATCTGCGGTTCGCCCGGATGCTGGAGTTGCTCCGGCTGGCGATCCCCGTCGTCCGGGTGATGCGGCTGATCCTCTTCGCGCTCCGCCTCAGCGACCGCCTGGTGCGCCGCAATGCGGGACTGCTGAACCGCAACATCATCCTGTTCGAGCCCAACCGCGCGCATCACGCCGAGTCCGGCGACCGTCATCGCCTGATCATGCTCCGCACGGAACTCCAGGCCGCCGAGGCCGCGCTCGATCGCCGCCTCCACGCCGGCCAGCAGAACGACCTGGCCGCGCGTCGGCTCGCCGACCTGGGAGTGCGCCTCGAATTCCTGCCGGACCGCTACATCGAGCCCCTGAGCGAGCACCGCGACGAGCGCGAGATTCCCGTCGAGGCCCTCGTCGAGCGGCTGATCCAGCTCACGCCCGAGACCCTGATGGACCGGATGGGCCAGACCTTCGTCGCCTCGGTCGACGCATACATCCGGGTCCTCGACTTCCCCATCGTGCGCCGCCTCCCCCTGATCCGCAACCTCGTCGCGCACCGCGAGAAGTCGCCGGCGGAGGCCGTCACGCTGGCGGCGAACTACGTGGGCTACGCCATCCAGCGCGGGCTGGACGTCATCTATTTCCTGGCCGACCTCCAGGCGACGCTCTCGCCGGCGATCTTCCTCGACCGCCTGGGCCTGACCCTGGTCAACGCCACTCGCACGCCGGCCAAGCGGCTGCTCTGGTTGGGGTCCGCCTTCCTGATCCTGTTCTTGATCGTCAACCTCGTCACCTTCCTGAGCGCGTTTCGGCCGTTCGTCGACGCCGTGCAGCAGCGCCTGGGGTGGCCGGTGATCGCGCTCGGCGGCGTCTGCCTCGCCATCTGGTCGCTCGGCTCCTGGCTCCGCAAGATCGCCAACCAGTCGGCCGATTTCTGCGAGCGGATCGTCGAGGCCCAGTTCGCCGCCCAGACGAAGACGTTCAAGGCCCGCCGATCCGAGCAGGACGCCCGGTTCCTCGCCGAGCGGGTCGTCGATCCCGAGCTGGCGATGCGGGCGGCCGACGACCACCAGCCGGAACTCTACCGCACCCGCCCCACCGCCGCCGCCGACGTCGAAGCCCTGTTCGCCGGCCCGCAGACCTGCTTCGCCAATCGCGAGCTGACCTTCCTCCGCAACATCCGGCTCCTCTACCAGGACTACCTGGACGGCTCGCCGTTCCACCGCAGCGACGTGAAGACCTCGGTGCAACTCCTGGGCAATCTCGCGCTCGCGAACCTGAGACGGAGCCGCCTCGATTTCGTCCTCCGCGAAAGCCGGGCCCTGGGGAAGCTCGACCTGAGCCGGGCGGGGGGGCTCCTGGGTGGGCCGTATCTCTGGTTCAACTACATCACGCGGAGCATCGTCCAGGAGACGGCCGTCCTGCTCCTGGACTACAACGCCAACGCCGTCCCGCTGGACCGCCTGGCCTGCTCCCCCCCCGAACGCCGGCGGGCGTTCCAGGAATGGCTCGGCGAGCGACTTAAAATCGACCCGAATGAAGTCCGGCTCCCAGCGCCCAACGTCCCCAGGGCGTGGGAGCCGGGGGGCTCCGAGCCCCAGCCCCCCCGCGCCCCAAGGCGGCGCGAGGCCGCCGCGTTCCTGGAGACCGTCGAGTTCACCGCGATCGACTTCCTCGCCGAGGAGCCCGATCGGGACCTAGAAATCCTCGGCCGGTTCGGACCCCAGGTCGCGCAGCTCGTCCGCCGCGACCGCCAGCAGAACGTCCGACGCGCCTTCCGCAGCTTCCCGCTCCAGGAACTGCCGCCGGCCCAGCGCACCATCAATCCCTACGCCTTCTATGAGAGTCGGCTGTCGGGGGGCCGGATCGTCTTCTTCCCGATCGTCGTCGCCGCCGCACTCTCACGGAGCGCCTGGATCGCCGTGCGCGGGGTGTACGACGGCGTCCACCAGATCCTCAACCCCCGCGTGAGCCGCGACCGCGAGGTCCCGGCCGACTCCTACGCCGCGGCCCATCGCAAGATCCACCGGATGCGCAAGCCGGTGTTCATGGGTTCGCTCTGGCTCCGCGCCCGGCTCGACGTGGAGTATCTGGGCCTGCGGCTGCCGACCTCGCCGGTCGTGCTGGGGTTCGATTCGACGATGGAGTCCGACCTGGACTTCATCGGCGCCTCGCGCAAGGATCGGATCATCGCCGAGCAGATCCGCCGCGACCACCAGCGCCGGCTGACCTGGACGGCGGGCTGGCTGGAGCGGTTCGGCTGGACGCTCGACGAGCTTCCCGACTACCTCGCTCGCGAGATCCCCTACCTGGCGAATCGGGCCGCCGAGGCCCTCCGCGCCCTGGTCGCCGCCTGCGCCCTCGACCACGACGACGTCGCCACGCTCGGGCTTTCGATCGAGGCCCTGACGATCCTGACGGAGTACGCCGCCTCCCCCTCGTCGAACCTCAAGAAACTCCCCGCCGGCCTCCCGGACCCGGTCCTCGACCCGAGGCGGATCTGGCGGCCCGTCCCCCGCAAGGGCCCCCCGTGGCGACGGCTGTTCGACCTGCCGGCGTTCGCCCACCACGGCCCGGTCGCCCGGAAACGGATCGTCGCCTTCCTCCGCCGCCACCGCCGCGCGACCCGGGGCTGGTTCCGCGTCGTCATGGGGCAGGGGGGGGCCGACCCCTGGGCCGAGGTCCGCTCGCGGCTCCACGACGTCCTGCTCAAGACCGACCTCTGGAGCGACCAGATCCTCATCCTCCGCGCCGTGCAGACCCTCACCATGCTCGACGTCCACCACAACTGCGAGCTGGTCTGGTCGCTGGGCGGCTACGAGGACCCCGAGCCCGCCGAGCCCCCTCCGCCCCCCGCAACGGCGGCGGCCCCCTCGCCTCCGACTGGTGGTCCGACCGACCCGACCCGGAACACGTCGCGGCCGAGGCGTGAGGACACCTTGCAATGGCATGAACATGTTATTCAGTGCCAAACGTGA
- a CDS encoding dipeptidase: MRTLIDGHLDLAWNALGWNRDITLDLDEMNRQEANLTDHPGRGRATTSLPELRRGGVAICQATLLARAKAVSRWDEFAQGPPRANLDWRTQEGASAAARGQLAYYELLERRDLLRPIRTRAELDDHWARWGADPDSTPIGYILAMEGSDPIVEPDHAQAWWDLGLRSANLAHYGASRYAVGTGEEGPLTPAGLRLLREFERLGMILDVTHLSDEGFFQAIDAFSGPILASHNNCRALVPAQRQFSDEQLKLLIERGGVIGVALDAWMMYPGWVRGETSRDVVALSALVDHIDHICQLVGNTRHVAIGSDLDGGFGTEQTPKGLDRISDLQKLDGDLAARGYPDEAVDAVFHGNWLRFFREHLPA; the protein is encoded by the coding sequence ATGAGAACGCTGATCGACGGCCACCTGGACCTGGCCTGGAACGCCCTGGGATGGAATCGCGACATCACGCTCGACCTGGACGAGATGAACCGCCAGGAAGCGAACCTCACCGACCACCCCGGGCGGGGCAGGGCGACCACCAGCCTGCCGGAGCTGCGCCGGGGGGGCGTGGCCATCTGCCAGGCCACGCTCCTCGCCCGCGCCAAGGCCGTCAGCCGATGGGACGAGTTCGCGCAGGGGCCGCCTCGCGCCAACCTGGATTGGCGCACCCAGGAGGGCGCATCGGCCGCCGCCCGGGGCCAGCTCGCCTACTATGAATTGCTGGAGCGTCGCGACCTCCTGCGGCCGATCCGCACTCGCGCCGAGCTGGACGACCACTGGGCGCGCTGGGGGGCCGACCCGGATTCGACCCCGATCGGCTACATCCTGGCGATGGAAGGCTCCGACCCCATCGTCGAGCCCGACCACGCCCAGGCCTGGTGGGACCTGGGCCTCCGCTCCGCGAACCTGGCCCACTACGGCGCCAGCCGCTACGCTGTCGGCACCGGCGAGGAAGGCCCGCTGACCCCCGCCGGCCTGCGGCTGCTCCGCGAGTTCGAACGCCTGGGCATGATCCTGGATGTCACCCACCTTTCCGACGAAGGGTTCTTCCAGGCGATCGACGCGTTCTCCGGCCCGATCCTCGCCAGCCACAACAACTGCCGCGCGCTCGTCCCGGCCCAGCGCCAGTTCTCCGACGAGCAGTTGAAGCTCCTGATCGAGCGCGGCGGCGTGATCGGCGTGGCGCTGGACGCCTGGATGATGTACCCCGGCTGGGTCCGGGGCGAGACCTCGCGCGACGTCGTCGCCCTGTCGGCGCTGGTCGACCACATCGACCACATCTGCCAGCTCGTCGGGAATACGCGCCACGTGGCGATCGGCAGCGACCTCGACGGCGGCTTCGGCACCGAACAGACCCCGAAGGGCCTGGACCGGATCTCCGACCTCCAGAAACTCGATGGCGACCTCGCCGCCCGAGGCTACCCCGACGAGGCCGTCGACGCCGTCTTCCACGGCAACTGGCTGCGCTTCTTCCGGGAGCACCTGCCGGCCTGA
- a CDS encoding DJ-1/PfpI family protein encodes MVKILMIIGDAAEALEVFYPKARLEEEGWTVEIAAPEKRAIQTVVHDFEPGFATYTEKRGYRIDADLAIEDAEPTSYDALVLPGGRAPEYLRNHGRVVEVTRHFLEVGKPIAATCHGPLILAATGLLRGQTLTCYPELARDVRAAQGEFLDREVVVDEDLVTARAWPDNGPWMREFVKLLRPRVGSS; translated from the coding sequence ATGGTCAAGATCCTGATGATCATCGGGGACGCCGCCGAGGCCCTGGAGGTGTTCTACCCCAAGGCGCGGCTCGAGGAAGAAGGCTGGACGGTGGAGATCGCCGCTCCCGAGAAGCGGGCGATCCAGACCGTCGTCCACGACTTCGAGCCCGGTTTCGCCACCTATACGGAGAAGCGCGGCTACCGGATCGACGCGGATCTCGCCATCGAAGACGCCGAGCCGACGAGCTACGACGCCCTGGTGCTTCCCGGCGGGCGCGCGCCGGAGTATCTCCGGAATCACGGCCGGGTGGTCGAGGTGACGCGACATTTTCTGGAAGTGGGAAAGCCGATCGCGGCGACCTGCCACGGGCCGCTGATCCTCGCGGCGACGGGGCTGCTCAGGGGACAGACGTTGACCTGCTACCCCGAGCTGGCGAGAGACGTCCGCGCCGCGCAGGGGGAGTTCCTGGACCGAGAGGTCGTGGTCGACGAGGATCTGGTGACGGCCCGCGCGTGGCCCGACAACGGCCCCTGGATGCGGGAGTTCGTCAAGCTGCTGAGACCACGCGTCGGTTCGAGCTGA
- a CDS encoding histone deacetylase — MIGASSWFPALLHPIRPGPAPGEVRMSVALYVDRRMLEHRPPPAHPEKPERLETVLRHLKRTGMLDACPAGVVREATDEELRRVHTGDYLASVVDVDRRGGGALEADTWMSPGSLTAARLAAGASIEAVADVLGGKYRRAMGLVRPPGHHALTGGAMGFCLFANVAVAAREALARHQVDRILIVDFDVHHGNGTQDAFYDSGEVAFLSVHRHPFYPGTGLKDETGTGAGLGLTTNIPLPFNTAPRDCRAAFRAGLHALADRHRPELVIISAGFDAMAEDPVGGLGLDFEDFDVLTRDIVDVAETHAGGRIVSILEGGYNPSLLAGCVQTHLEALGAGRPEKP, encoded by the coding sequence ATGATCGGGGCGTCCTCGTGGTTCCCCGCCCTGCTCCACCCGATCCGCCCCGGCCCGGCCCCGGGGGAGGTCCGCATGTCGGTCGCCCTGTACGTCGATCGTCGAATGCTCGAACATCGCCCTCCCCCGGCGCATCCCGAGAAGCCCGAGCGGCTGGAGACCGTGCTCCGCCACCTCAAACGCACGGGGATGCTCGACGCCTGCCCCGCCGGGGTCGTGCGCGAGGCGACCGACGAGGAGCTGCGGCGGGTCCACACCGGGGACTACCTCGCCTCCGTGGTAGACGTCGACCGCCGAGGCGGCGGCGCGCTCGAGGCCGACACCTGGATGTCTCCCGGCTCGCTGACGGCGGCTCGGCTGGCGGCGGGCGCCTCGATCGAGGCCGTGGCCGACGTGCTGGGAGGCAAGTATCGCCGGGCGATGGGCCTGGTCCGGCCCCCGGGCCATCACGCCCTGACCGGCGGCGCCATGGGCTTCTGCCTGTTCGCGAACGTCGCCGTCGCCGCCCGCGAGGCCCTCGCGCGACATCAGGTGGATCGCATCCTGATCGTCGACTTCGACGTCCACCACGGCAACGGAACGCAGGACGCCTTCTACGATTCCGGCGAGGTCGCCTTCCTCTCGGTCCACCGCCACCCGTTCTATCCCGGCACCGGCCTGAAGGACGAGACCGGCACGGGTGCCGGGCTGGGCCTGACGACCAACATCCCCCTCCCCTTCAACACGGCCCCTCGGGACTGCCGTGCCGCGTTTCGCGCGGGGCTGCACGCCCTGGCCGACAGGCACCGGCCGGAGCTTGTGATCATCAGCGCGGGGTTCGACGCGATGGCCGAGGACCCCGTGGGGGGGCTGGGCCTCGACTTCGAGGATTTCGACGTGCTCACGCGCGACATCGTCGACGTGGCCGAGACTCACGCCGGAGGACGGATCGTCAGCATCCTGGAAGGGGGCTACAATCCGTCGCTGCTGGCCGGCTGCGTCCAGACGCATCTTGAAGCCCTGGGAGCGGGCCGGCCGGAGAAGCCTTAG